The following are encoded in a window of Synergistota bacterium genomic DNA:
- a CDS encoding ATP-binding protein, which yields MLKEIVVLSGKGGTGKTSITASLATAFRDRVVLVDADVDAPNMLILLDPEAKEKRAFTGGKKAFVDREICDKCGVCTKYCRFSAIDDGEVDFIRCEGCGVCAFVCPKSAIEMREVRSGEIGWAETRWGPFVFARLDPGEGNSGKLVTEERNLARDLAKRYGKDLILVDGPPGMGCPVIASLTGVDLAIAVVEPTLSALHDLQRVYSQASHFGVKVALILNKIGLSDEVSSSIRFFANGHDIPILAEVPYDEAVPKAMIEGISFLEHGGEAANSLRASLKSIEKMI from the coding sequence ATGCTTAAAGAGATAGTCGTTTTAAGTGGTAAAGGGGGGACTGGAAAAACCTCTATAACTGCTTCTTTAGCTACTGCCTTTAGGGATAGAGTGGTGCTTGTCGATGCTGATGTGGATGCTCCAAATATGCTTATTTTGCTTGATCCTGAGGCTAAGGAGAAAAGAGCTTTCACGGGAGGCAAAAAGGCTTTCGTAGATCGTGAGATTTGCGATAAATGTGGTGTCTGCACTAAGTATTGCAGGTTCTCTGCGATAGATGATGGCGAGGTTGACTTTATAAGGTGTGAGGGATGCGGGGTGTGTGCCTTCGTCTGTCCGAAAAGCGCCATAGAAATGCGGGAGGTAAGATCTGGAGAAATAGGGTGGGCTGAAACGAGATGGGGACCTTTCGTGTTTGCAAGACTGGATCCAGGGGAGGGAAACAGCGGGAAGCTCGTTACGGAAGAGAGAAATCTCGCCCGAGATCTGGCTAAAAGATACGGAAAAGATCTTATTCTTGTAGATGGCCCTCCGGGAATGGGGTGTCCGGTCATAGCTTCGCTAACGGGTGTGGATCTCGCCATAGCGGTGGTTGAGCCTACCTTATCTGCACTGCATGATCTTCAGAGGGTTTACTCTCAAGCCTCTCATTTTGGGGTAAAAGTTGCTCTCATTCTGAATAAGATTGGTTTGTCAGATGAGGTTTCCTCATCTATAAGGTTTTTCGCCAATGGACATGATATACCAATACTGGCTGAGGTTCCATATGATGAGGCTGTGCCCAAAGCTATGATAGAAGGGATATCCTTCCTCGAACACGGAGGTGAAGCGGCGAACTCCTTAAGAGCAAGCTTGAAAAGTATAGAGAAGATGATATAA